The following nucleotide sequence is from Cercospora beticola chromosome 2, complete sequence.
ACAGCAGTGGTGGAAGGCGACCAATGCTAGGATTCTTTTCTGCTCGTCTGCTCAATGTCCGCGACAAAGACTCGTAAACCTGTTCTTATGCGCAGCTCAGTCGATGACAAAGACATCCGTAGAAAGTCCCAGACACTCCGACTTACAATTCAGTTCACTCCGACATCAGAGCCTTACTCTGCCTCCACATGCTCACGTCCCTTCCTTCGACCCCGTGTTCTCTCACGGAATCCCAGTCGCTCAGGCATAACAACATCGATTCCAAACCTCCACTCTTCACTTTCTTGCTTGGCAAGCAAAGTCTCTGAAGACTCCGCTTCATCAGTAGCAGGTGCATCGCTGCTGTTGGACTTCTTGGTCTTACGCCACCACCCGAGACTAAACATCCAACCACTGAATAGCTCAAGTTGCTCTTGCTTACTCAGCGACAGAGCATTATCTGGTATGAGAGGGTCGGGTCCATCGCACAGATCTGATCCGGCTAGCAGAGCCATCGTGCTGGCTATTGAGCACGGATTTCTTGGTAATGTGCGTCGCAAGTTTGTCAACCACCAAGCTCCGAGTCCGAGAGCTGTCATGGCCGCGAGCATGATTTGAAGGGCGAGCTTTGAAGTGGTGTTGACTTTCAATCGTGATCGCTGGACCCACATCGTCCCTTGCACcgtgtcgctgtcgtcagCGATCTGATCATCGGGACTGATAGGCTCGCGGAACTTCTTATCAATGACCAGGCACATGTATCTATTGTACAAGTTTTGTACTGCTCGACTGAGTGTGCCTCGATTTGCAGGCCCAGCCATATCTTCAAGGGCAGTCCCATTCGGCCCAAAGGTGACATGGTCGAAAAAAAGGTCAAGAGGTTGGTGGTTCTCGTACATCAAGCTTTTGTTGAAGCGAGAGAGAGATCCACCAGGATCGGACAAGTAATGCTGCACCGGCCATGAGAAAGTCTCTCCGCCGTTCGTAACATTCATTAGATATGTTGTTGACTCGTGCAAGAACATATGCGGATTCCGTGTATCAACCAGTGGCCGCAGCGAGCCATTCCGGTAGTAGATGGAGTCGATGCTGACCATTtccagcttctgcgagcATAAGAGAGCTGTTATGTCGTTGTGTTTGGGGTCGAAACTCTCATTAGTTTTGACAAAGACTATGCCGATGGATGGACAACCTGGATGAGCATCCGGAGTTTGAACATGAACATCACGGTCTGCTTGTTCTCCTGCACCCACAATGTGTTCACCAAGCCGATTTTGCGCAGTTTCTGGCCCTGAATCCAAATGTAGATCCAGAAAGCGTCCCACGAAGCTCGGGTCTTCAATCCCCTCGAGGGGTACGCTGATGTTCGTAAAGCTGTCTGTGTCGTACTGTCCGCCACGATGGCAGCCTGGAGGCAATTCTGGAAGCACTTCAATCTTGATGACCCTCAATTTGTCGTCCTTAACAATGATGATGTTACCGTCGGGCACGATCTTACAGTCCAACTGTGGACGGAGCGCATCCACCCGCATAGTATAGTTCCTCGTTCCTTCGACTACAACATACTCACCAGTCGGCGTCCGGATGTATCGTAACATGGGAAACACAGTGTTGTTCCAGATCGTTATGGGCATGGTATTCATCCCGTGCTGCACTTGATCCAACAGGACGCCTGCTCCATTATCGAAGTTGGTCCTCGTGATGTCCCAACGACTTTCCAAAGTGACTCTGACTGGTGAATCAAAAGTTACAGCGTGGTCTACAAATAGCAACCCAGATGCTACCACTGTGAGTGTACTCCCAGTCATGGCCGCAAAATTTGAGAACACCGAGGCAAAATTCTGTGCCCGGAACGATTGCATGATTGCCACCAATGGCATGCTTCCGAGTGGATGGAAGTGAATGGACCTGCTTGCGGAAACGGCGCCTTTGCATAAGAGACTGAATGATGCCAATGACGAAACCAGAAAGTCAAAGTTGTTGAAACATGTAGCGATCAACAGCATCACGAGAGCTGTGGCGTAACGGGACACAATGCTAGCCGTGTCCTCGTTTGTAGATACATCAAGGATGCCGTTTCTAGCCACGGAAATCCGATTGAGCACTTCGAGGACCACGATCATAGCCAAAGGCATCAAGAACATGAGGCTTATCATGGGGTATTTAGCTGCGAGAGGAGCCcacagctgctgcttcgacttTGGGACTTCTCTCGCCAAGCCCAGCTCGGCGGGCGTGACTTCGATCTTACACTGGCGATGAGGCAGGACCGTGAACTTGTATTTGTCGAGCAATGCGGTCAATTGGCTCGTACGTGACATTCCCGCGGTGCGAAGAATATCTTGTAGGTCTGAACTCGCCCGTAGTATCATTGCTCGAGTTGCGAGCGAGTCTGTATTGTCGGGAGGTTGGACGGATGACATGGTGAGAACGAGGCACAACGTGCACAAGACCACCATCAGAAAACCTGTCGTCATGATGCTCATCGATGTCAGACCAATACGAAGGCGTTCTTTCTCGTAGATTGCGCGCCCTTCTGACAGGATATCGGTCGTCCTGAGGTACGACTTGTGCATGAAGTGGGTCGACATGCCGGCGTAGCACAGAGTAGCAGCCTTCTGCAGGCTCTCCGGTGACAACAGAGGTTGCATTGAGTTGTTGTGGCCCAAAGTTTGCTGCAATAATGAGTAAAAAGAGCGAGCACCGGATCCTTGGTATCCGCCCGTTTCAGTGACGAATTCGTCGGATTCGAAAGGCAGGTTGCTGGCCTCCATCAACGCTCCGTACAGTATTTCACCAAGCATGACCCCTGTGTGGTCCTCCAGGTGCCGCTCGTCTGTCAAGGACCCCAGCATGTAGGTATCGCTATGAGGATCATGAGTTACATTTGCCCGACTGATGGTGTAATCGACTTTGCAAATCACGGCGGCGGAAAGTGGTTCGTGCAATATGACATTATACGTAGGTTGTTTGGCCCCCGCTTCTTGCTCGACTTCTTGTCCAGAGGCAAGTCTCGATGTGACGGTTCCAGTCACCAAAGCATAGCGAAGATTATCTATTGTGCTCGCATCTAGCCCGAAGTCTTCGACGTACTCGCCACGCATGCCCACGTTGGAGCAATTGACCCTCTCCCAGACGTAGATGAAGTGCGGATCCTTACAAGCCTTAGATTCGCAAACCCGAGTCGTCTTTTCGTAGTCGAATCTAATCTTGTCCTGATGCTCGAAGCCCACAGAGCAAGTCTCGCTGCGAAGTGCAATGTTCTGATGGTCCTGCTCCTTTGTGAGATCTGGTTCTGCTATCTCACAAGAGATCTGCGGCTCGAAGACATCTACCTCTGTAGAAACGGTACGAACAGCAGTGTCGTCGTCAAGCTCAAAGCACTGGAAAGTACGCAATTCTACTACAGTCTTCGGCGTTTCAACGTCGCCGCGCAGTATGCCGTAGTACGTTTGCACACAACTTGCTCCCACGGCGCGGTATATTGGTTCTTTTTCGTCGAAAATTGGCTCAAATTGCACGTAGTTCCAGAATTCTTTGCCATCAAAACTTGTGCTTAGCTTGATAGAGCGTGTATCTTGCAGAATAGTTGGTTTGAGTACGAAAAGACCAGTGGAGAACAACACAATGAGCTTTAATATCGCAAATCCGCAGATCGATGCGATCACCGCTGTATGTCGGTATCGAATTGCTTTAATAAGACTCGTTGCTTGTAAAGGGGAGATGTAGTCCAATAGGATACTACGGTCCGCACTGACTGAGCCGTCATAAAGCTCCCTCCAAGGTTGCAGCATCTTGCACTGGTAGTCAACTTGCCTCCACAGACTGATGACTACGACAAGTACAGCTGTAGGCGCGTAGGTCCACGCGTACTGTTTAGACCCTGATGTAACGTGGAAACCGTTCCGGGACTGGTCCAGGGACCACAGGCTGAGGAGAGACACTGCCATAGCAACAAACACAGCAATGAACAGGCACAACGTGCTTTTCCGGGTCCAAAACGGCTCCCGGGTTTTGTGTAAGTCCCGCGAGTTTACGCGTTTCTCGTTTAGTGTCATAAGCTCTGTATTGACTCCTGCTCGGCTCAGGTCCTGGTCGATCGCACCGCCAATGTTGCTTTCTTGTGGCACATGGCTGAGCCCCAGaaactcatcctcatcgtgcTCATGGGTGTTTCGCTTTACATGAGCCACTAGCTCGTCACCACCTGAGTCCGTAGGTCTCGTTGAAAGCGGCTTTCTGCGCATAACTGGGTGACAGTCGCTCGGATGGTCATTTTGTGCAGGATTCAGCCCGCCTTGATGGTGAGGGGCAGCCATTTGATAACATCTGGCAGTGAACGAGCAGGCTCTGAGCGTTGCAGAACCAAGTATATGGGTGGCGTGTGCAGGAATCGTCGTCGATTGAGTTGCTGCCCGAGTCTGCTGCTGAGATCGCTGTGCTTCAGATGCGCTGAGCGACAACGAGTAGAGGGAATTCTAGCTTGCAAAAGAATCGGAATACGAGATGAGACAGCTAGCGCTTGATGCTGGACTGAAGGATTCGACGCAAATGAAGGTCTGGCAGCAGTGCGCTGTGCCACGGCCTGCAACCTCATTTTGTATGGGTGTGCAATGGTGCACAAGGCTGAGATGTTGTGGCTCCAGGCAACCTCGGGGCGAGTATACATTCCATTAGGTGACAAGACCAATGCAGTGGTTTCTGCCGCTACTGAAAGAGCTTCTCTGAGCCTCGCGTGCCATATTGTGTCTAGTGGGGATAGCACGTAGCCACAGGGAGCAGCCAGAGAATCACGATCTGAGATGATGTCAAAGAGAACTAAGCTGCAATCACAGACCGCTGAACTTGAAACTTGGTATCAGCAGAGCATGCGGTGCGACGAGGCATGCGTACAATCAGCCCTCTGCGGTGCGGCTGATTGAGTGCCTGCAAGATGGGCATATTCATCGCTCGAACGCGCAAAATGTATCTGCTCCCGTGCAGCAAAGGTGCAATGAGTGAACGAACGAGCAGAAGCGGCCACTGTGTAAGCAGATGAGAGGCCATGGAAGGGACGCAGGGACGTTGCGGATCCTGGCTTGGCATTATGCCTAAGGCATTACAACACCTTGCAACATTGTCTCGCGAGTCGCCCTCCATAGAAAGCCACTTCCGCCGTGACACATCATCGCTCCTTTCACCTAAGACGAGCTGAGAAGGATGCATGACCTACCTCCTTAGGGTATACTCTATGCTCAAGTCACCAGTCCACCGGCGTTCCTGGTTTGGAAGCATAATATCTATCTCCACAATCGAAAATCCCGGCCGCAGCGATTAGAGCTGCAGGAAAGTTGAAGACACAATGAGCGGATCGAGAGGACTTGGTGAGAATGACAGATGTGACAGAGAACGTTTCTTGCTCATTGAACAGTGGTCGAGATTGCGGTACGCTTGCTCATTGCTTGAGCTATTGTGCAGCCCTGTTCGGTCTCATGATTAAACACTCAATCTTCCTTCACCTCAGCAGCACGCTTCCTATCCGCATACATCTCGCTCGTCACCTTATCCTCGATCATACCAGTAACGTTGAAAACCACGAATGTCCAGACCGCCAGAACCAGTCCTGCCGGTTTTGCCGTCCAAATGGCACTTCCCAAATAGGAGATGGCCTTGCCATTGTACATCGGCGATGCAATGAGCCCATAGGGAAATGACTCTACGTATTCGAGAGGACCGAAGAAATGATCGCCATGATAGATCCCTTTCCAGCCCAGTGCCCACATGGCCGAAAAGTGGATTATATTTCCGCCAATCCAGCAGCACATGGCGATCAACCTAAAGAATGTGTGATCCATGAGAGACGAAGATGGTTGACGACGAAGGGCGTACTCGAGACTGAGCCAGTGGTCAACATTGTGCTGCTCACGGGAGTGCGATATTTGGCAAAGTGTGCAAGAGATCTACCTTGAATCACGAATGACAGCCATCAGAAGACAGGTCAATGCCCAAGCGATATAGGCACGTGTAGCATTGCCGTTAGCAAGCCTGGTCAAAGTCTTGCTCCGAcgctcttctgctgctcagcaCGATGTGTGAGGCTGGAGCGATGACACCGTACGAGCTCACCTAGTCTGGAGACGAAACTGGATGATCGAACCTTTTAGCATTGAAGTATGCTGTCACATTCTCAGATGTACTCACATCCAACATGCTGGCACGCACGCTATGGCGACGAACGAGACTGTCGATGATGATTAGCTTATCGGTGCACAAGCAAGAATAAGTTGGATGCAGACGGACGACAAAAGGATTGCTCGTTGAACTCAATGGCAGACATAATGCGGAGTGAAAACTGCGGTGAACCCCCCAGAGTTCCTCTATGCAGCCATGCGTAAGTGTATATATCTGTACGGGAGAATGTTGAGAGCCTTAGGCAGCCGTTTTGGGATTCTTGGCAATCACATGTAGACGGAGACGTTCGCACTTCGCGCCATCGGGTTTGCCTCCACACACCACACCTCCCACCCGCATCGCCTTCCTGACGACATATCATAACACCCGCAGCTCAGTCTCGGGTGAGTGTGCATCACACTGCGGgtcttcatcctccacaAGTGGATTGTTTGAGATGCATACGCTGCCGACCACGCCCAAAATGGCGAATGCAGTATACATCATCCACACGCGGTCGAGGCTGCGGGCCATCGAAGTTCGGAGGGCGTGAACCTGCTCCGCAGACCCGGAGAAGCTCAGAATTATCGTCACGTCATGGCTCAAGCTGTGTGCCGTCTCAGTGGGGACGCCTTGTGCCACCAGCGCCCGAGTCCGCGCCTCCAGAGCGCTCTGTAGGACGACTTGTCCGAGCGTCAGACTGATCGCCGAGCTCAAGGTGCGGAGGAAGACATAGAATCCATAGGCACGCGGGATATCTGCGTGCGATATGGACGTTTGCAAGCCCATTAACGGTGCCTGGAACAGAGGCGAAATGCCCATGGCCGCACTCAGCTGCGATACCACCAGCCGCCACACGCTGATCTTGACTGCCAGGCCAATGAACAAGCCTGTTCCGAGCGCaagtgctgctgcggccacGATGATGAGAGTACGGACGCGCTGCGTTCGCTGGATGACGAGAGCGGCGCAGATGCCAGCAACAATTGTCGGCACCGCGATAACTAGTGTCCAGCATCCCACGGCAAAGGCATCCAAGTCGAGCACCAGGGACAGATAAACGGGAAGGTAGAATATGCAACCAATGTACGTGACGCCGTGCGAGGCACACACGCCGAGGCACGCCGCGCTGGACCGCGCACGAAACAGTGCGAGTGGGACGATGGGATGGCGGACCTGGGTCTGCTCAACAGCAAATGTCGCCAGAGCCGCAATACCGCCGAGCAAGAGCGTCAATGTCCTTGCCGATTGCCATGTGGTGGAGCCACCGGACTGGAGCCCGAGCAGCAAGAGGAGTGTACCGCCAGTGATCAGCAGCATCCCGAGCCAGTCCACTGTGCGCAGCTTCGACCAGTCCGAGCCACTTCCAGCTCCTTGATAGCCCACTATGAGCAATACGAGTGCAACCGCACACACGGGAAGGTTGATCCAGAAACACCAGCGCCAGTTGGCATACTTCGTGAGCACCCCGCCGAGGAGCGGCCCAAAGGCAGCTCCCATGCAGCTGACGCCCGAGTACATGGCAATGTAGAGGCCTCGCTCGCGAATGGTGAACAGATCTGCCATGCTGACGTTGGTCACCACCGTGAACGCACCTTCACCGATGCCCTGTATTGCACGGCCCATGATGAGGATCATGGAGTTGCGGGCGCACGCCGAGATTAGACTGCCAACGAGAAAGAGGCCCAGACCAGCAAGCATGACGCTCTTTTTTCCCAAGACCTCCGACACAGGCTCCCACACAGGCATTAGGCATGCGCATCCCAGCAGATATGACGAACCGACCCATGCATATTCCGTCGCTGACATCGCAAAGCTGTCCGAGACGAAAGGAAGAGCGACACCGATGATCACCGAGTCCATCGATACCAGAGCCCCACCAGCACAAATTGCCAGCATGATCATCCAAATGCGATTTCGTCCCGGTTCTGAACCAGGTCTCGACGCTTTCTTCAGGCTGAGGCGGGTCATCTTGCAGGGTGTATAGCGCTCAGAGCTACTCGTggccatcgtcgtcttcagaGATGTTTGGGATTCCGCCAACTGAGTTGCAGCTATGTGCGCTGTTAAGCACGATTCGATTGATTTGCGCAGCTGGTGACTTGCAGCACTAGAATCTGTTTCGTACAGGAACGATGTGTTGCATCGACCTTGATAACCAACCTTCGGGCCATTTATACCACACTTACATTCTACGACAACAACTTCTGGTTTTCGGCACACAGTGTACGACAGGACTTGAAGACTAAGATGCCGATGCAGTGGAACCCAAGCAAATCATGCAGTGGATCGAACGATTCTGCCAACCCCGGAGGCTCACATCATGGTGTCGAGATTCGCATTTACATATCGACTCTGCGTACATTTGCTTGGTAAAGCAAGCTCTACCCCCCGGGGCTGACCCAGATCAAGACACATGGTGGATGATCTCGAACAGTGTGCCCGATGGATCCCGAAATTCTGCATCATGGAGGAGACCCTCGGGCGTCTCCTCAAGCAGCCCGTCGTATGCGAGATCCTCTGCTCTGGTGACTTCCCTCACCACCTGCAAGCCATTTGCCTGATGATTTTGATGTGCCGCTGTCCCATAATACGCTGTTGCTTGGACGCGAGCGACTGCGCTTCCGTGAATCGTGTCACTCAGTCCCAGCAACTCTTGCGTCCGCGCATTCACAAATGCCTCCAACGCACGATTCAGGCAATTTGTAGCCTCGGTGCTACGATGATGTGGCTTGATGTAGAGTCGACCCGCGATCCATCGCGTCTCGAGTCGTCCATCCACTGGCGCTAAAGCGGCATCTCCGAAGAAGTTGTACTGTTTGGCTGAAAGTGGTCCGTGCATTGCACAAATCCCAACCCACTGACCTTCTTCTAGGCTACTACTGCCGCTGATTGCATTTGGTGCCACCAAAATCCAGAAAATCGATTCTCCATTAGTGGCCTCAGCAGTCCAGTCCTCCGTGCTTTTCAGGAATTGGGGAGCATACAGGAGTATGCGTTGTTGAATTGCACAAATAGCTTCCACATTGATCAATGCAAATTTGCGGATC
It contains:
- a CDS encoding uncharacterized protein (antiSMASH:Cluster_4~SMCOG1005:Drug resistance transporter, EmrB/QacA), with amino-acid sequence MTRLSLKKASRPGSEPGRNRIWMIMLAICAGGALVSMDSVIIGVALPFVSDSFAMSATEYAWVGSSYLLGCACLMPVWEPVSEVLGKKSVMLAGLGLFLVGSLISACARNSMILIMGRAIQGIGEGAFTVVTNVSMADLFTIRERGLYIAMYSGVSCMGAAFGPLLGGVLTKYANWRWCFWINLPVCAVALVLLIVGYQGAGSGSDWSKLRTVDWLGMLLITGGTLLLLLGLQSGGSTTWQSARTLTLLLGGIAALATFAVEQTQVRHPIVPLALFRARSSAACLGVCASHGVTYIGCIFYLPVYLSLVLDLDAFAVGCWTLVIAVPTIVAGICAALVIQRTQRVRTLIIVAAAALALGTGLFIGLAVKISVWRLVVSQLSAAMGISPLFQAPLMGLQTSISHADIPRAYGFYVFLRTLSSAISLTLGQVVLQSALEARTRALVAQGVPTETAHSLSHDVTIILSFSGSAEQVHALRTSMARSLDRVWMMYTAFAILGVVGSVCISNNPLVEDEDPQCDAHSPETELRVL
- a CDS encoding uncharacterized protein (antiSMASH:Cluster_4) — translated: MKTSSTTQYTAVQVPRQLEANLIRKFALINVEAICAIQQRILLYAPQFLKSTEDWTAEATNGESIFWILVAPNAISGSSSLEEGQWVGICAMHGPLSAKQYNFFGDAALAPVDGRLETRWIAGRLYIKPHHRSTEATNCLNRALEAFVNARTQELLGLSDTIHGSAVARVQATAYYGTAAHQNHQANGLQVVREVTRAEDLAYDGLLEETPEGLLHDAEFRDPSGTLFEIIHHVS
- a CDS encoding uncharacterized protein (antiSMASH:Cluster_4), translated to MLDHNVDHWLSLEYALRRQPSSSLMDHTFFRLIAMCCWIGGNIIHFSAMWALGWKGIYHGDHFFGPLEYVESFPYGLIASPMYNGKAISYLGSAIWTAKPAGLVLAVWTFVVFNVTGMIEDKVTSEMYADRKRAAEVKED
- a CDS encoding uncharacterized protein (antiSMASH:Cluster_4), whose protein sequence is MRRKPLSTRPTDSGGDELVAHVKRNTHEHDEDEFLGLSHVPQESNIGGAIDQDLSRAGVNTELMTLNEKRVNSRDLHKTREPFWTRKSTLCLFIAVFVAMAVSLLSLWSLDQSRNGFHVTSGSKQYAWTYAPTAVLVVVISLWRQVDYQCKMLQPWRELYDGSVSADRSILLDYISPLQATSLIKAIRYRHTAVIASICGFAILKLIVLFSTGLFVLKPTILQDTRSIKLSTSFDGKEFWNYVQFEPIFDEKEPIYRAVGASCVQTYYGILRGDVETPKTVVELRTFQCFELDDDTAVRTVSTEVDVFEPQISCEIAEPDLTKEQDHQNIALRSETCSVGFEHQDKIRFDYEKTTRVCESKACKDPHFIYVWERVNCSNVGMRGEYVEDFGLDASTIDNLRYALVTGTVTSRLASGQEVEQEAGAKQPTYNVILHEPLSAAVICKVDYTISRANVTHDPHSDTYMLGSLTDERHLEDHTGVMLGEILYGALMEASNLPFESDEFVTETGGYQGSGARSFYSLLQQTLGHNNSMQPLLSPESLQKAATLCYAGMSTHFMHKSYLRTTDILSEGRAIYEKERLRIGLTSMSIMTTGFLMVVLCTLCLVLTMSSVQPPDNTDSLATRAMILRASSDLQDILRTAGMSRTSQLTALLDKYKFTVLPHRQCKIEVTPAELGLAREVPKSKQQLWAPLAAKYPMISLMFLMPLAMIVVLEVLNRISVARNGILDVSTNEDTASIVSRYATALVMLLIATCFNNFDFLVSSLASFSLLCKGAVSASRSIHFHPLGSMPLVAIMQSFRAQNFASVFSNFAAMTGSTLTVVASGLLFVDHAVTFDSPVRVTLESRWDITRTNFDNGAGVLLDQVQHGMNTMPITIWNNTVFPMLRYIRTPTGEYVVVEGTRNYTMRVDALRPQLDCKIVPDGNIIIVKDDKLRVIKIEVLPELPPGCHRGGQYDTDSFTNISVPLEGIEDPSFVGRFLDLHLDSGPETAQNRLGEHIVGAGEQADRDVHVQTPDAHPGCPSIGIVFVKTNESFDPKHNDITALLCSQKLEMVSIDSIYYRNGSLRPLVDTRNPHMFLHESTTYLMNVTNGGETFSWPVQHYLSDPGGSLSRFNKSLMYENHQPLDLFFDHVTFGPNGTALEDMAGPANRGTLSRAVQNLYNRYMCLVIDKKFREPISPDDQIADDSDTVQGTMWVQRSRLKVNTTSKLALQIMLAAMTALGLGAWWLTNLRRTLPRNPCSIASTMALLAGSDLCDGPDPLIPDNALSLSKQEQLELFSGWMFSLGWWRKTKKSNSSDAPATDEAESSETLLAKQESEEWRFGIDVVMPERLGFRERTRGRRKGREHVEAE